The segment TCAAACGAGTTTTAGCGCGACTGATTGCATTAGACAAGGTTCCAAATAAGGCTTTGACGCAACTCTGGGCGATTTCCGATCAATTGATTGATCCCGAAAACGGGCGTGATTTTAACCAAGCATTGATGGACTTAGGGGCAACGGTTTGCACACCGAAAAATCCAGCCTGTTTGGTTTGTCCTTGGCGATCGCACTGCAAGGCTTACAATCTAGGAGTTCAGTCGGAGCTACCTATGTCAGAAACTCGTACAGCGATTCCTCATAAAGTTATTGGTGTTGCGGTGATTTGGAAGGATCAGCGCATTTTAATCGATCGCCGAAAACCCGAAGGCTTACTCGGGGGATTGTGGGAATTTCCGGGCGGAAAGTTAGAACCCGGAGAAACGATCGAGGAATGTATTCAGCGAGAAATTCGAGAAGAATTAGCGATCGACATTGCAGTAGGCGAACAACTTATCGTCGTTGATCATACCTACACTCATTTTCGAGTCACCTTGAATGTGCATCACTGTCAATATTTAGCAGGCGAACCCCAAGCGATCGAATGTGATGAGATTCGCTGGGTCGCTGTTGATGAATTATCAGACTATCCTTTCCCGAAAGCGAACATCAAAATTATCGAGGCGCTGCGCTCAGTGAGCTTTTCCGGCTCCTAGATAAAGTTCCGCCACTTTGGGATTGTTTAATAACTCAGAGCCTGCGCCTTCAAAGCGATCGCGTCCTGCTTCTAAAACGTAGCCGCGATCTGCCATTTCTAGAGCTTTCCGGGCATTTTGCTCGACCAGTACGATCGCCGTTCCATCGCGATTAATTTGGCGAATCTGCTCAAAAACGCTATTGACGAGAATGGGAGACAATGCTGCTGAAGGTTCATCGAGCAACAGCAAACTCGGTTTCAGCATCAGCGCTTTTCCCATCGCTAACATCTGCCGCTCTCCGCCCGATAGGGTTCCTGCCCGTTGTTTCCGGCGTTCTGCGAGGCGAGGGAATCGCATATAGATTTCATCTTTGAGCGGCTGTAAAGGCTCATCTCGGACAAATGCACCCATTTCCAAATTTTCTTCGATCGACAACGACGGAAATACATTTGCGATTTGGGGAACGTAACACATGCCTTGGCGGACGATCTGATCCGATCGCAAGCCAGTAATATTCTGACCTTTGAAATGAATGCTGCCCGTATGGGGAGTCAGCAAACCGAACACGGTTTTTGCCAGCGTTGACTTTCCGGCTCCATTCGGTCCAATAATCGCCACCAATTCACCCGGATACACCCGCATGTTTGCGCCTTGCAAAATGTCGAGATCTTTTACATAGCCTGCGTGAACATTTTGGACATCAAGAATTGGCGAGGTCATAAGAACCGAAATGCGGAAGGATCAATTAGCAACTCTAACATCCTTCGGCATTCGCGGAAGTTTGCAGATGACTTGAGGGCTTGTGGCAGTCCTAAATTGGGTGGGGAGTAGGGAGTAGGGGGTAATTTTTTCTACTCCCCACTCCCCACTCTTTTAGCCTTTACAACTCAAACATTGCGCGGTTTGAATTGCCGCTTACTGCGGTGTAGATTGCAGATCAGGGCGTTCTTCGGGCAAGATCGCGCCTTCAACCGGACAGACTTGGAGACAGATCCCGCAATCAATACAGGTCGTGAAATCAATCCAGTACCAATCTGTGCCTTTTGTATTTTTGCCAGGCCCTTCATGAATGCAGGCAACTGGACAAGCATCGACGCAATCGGCAACGCCTTCGCAGATATTTGTAACGATCGTA is part of the Leptolyngbya boryana PCC 6306 genome and harbors:
- a CDS encoding ABC transporter ATP-binding protein, which encodes MTSPILDVQNVHAGYVKDLDILQGANMRVYPGELVAIIGPNGAGKSTLAKTVFGLLTPHTGSIHFKGQNITGLRSDQIVRQGMCYVPQIANVFPSLSIEENLEMGAFVRDEPLQPLKDEIYMRFPRLAERRKQRAGTLSGGERQMLAMGKALMLKPSLLLLDEPSAALSPILVNSVFEQIRQINRDGTAIVLVEQNARKALEMADRGYVLEAGRDRFEGAGSELLNNPKVAELYLGAGKAH
- the mutY gene encoding A/G-specific adenine glycosylase, which translates into the protein MSELRSRLLDWYATSGRSLPWRETRDPYRIWISEIMLQQTQVKTVIPYFDRWIQQFPSVQSLADAELQTVLKAWEGLGYYARARNLHRAAKQIAETGFPTDLDSIQALPGIGRTTAGGILSAAFDQPISILDGNVKRVLARLIALDKVPNKALTQLWAISDQLIDPENGRDFNQALMDLGATVCTPKNPACLVCPWRSHCKAYNLGVQSELPMSETRTAIPHKVIGVAVIWKDQRILIDRRKPEGLLGGLWEFPGGKLEPGETIEECIQREIREELAIDIAVGEQLIVVDHTYTHFRVTLNVHHCQYLAGEPQAIECDEIRWVAVDELSDYPFPKANIKIIEALRSVSFSGS
- a CDS encoding indolepyruvate ferredoxin oxidoreductase subunit alpha, giving the protein MSHTIVTNICEGVADCVDACPVACIHEGPGKNTKGTDWYWIDFTTCIDCGICLQVCPVEGAILPEERPDLQSTPQ